In the genome of Myxococcus stipitatus, one region contains:
- a CDS encoding response regulator: MIAKPSLTFLFVDEDPRALAALRRLSRDLPGGKRFAQGMTEALALVRQEAPRVVVTGDLLPDGAGLELLEQVRAHHPCTACALHAVSPPTRPCLRGITWVDRAAPPSQVHAQLRALGSRSC, encoded by the coding sequence ATGATTGCGAAGCCCTCACTCACCTTCCTGTTCGTGGACGAAGACCCACGCGCGCTCGCCGCCTTGCGACGCCTGTCGAGAGACTTGCCAGGTGGGAAGCGCTTCGCCCAGGGCATGACGGAGGCCCTGGCCCTCGTGCGCCAGGAGGCCCCCCGCGTGGTGGTGACCGGGGACCTGCTCCCGGATGGAGCGGGCCTGGAGCTGCTGGAGCAGGTGCGCGCCCACCACCCCTGCACGGCCTGCGCGCTGCACGCGGTGAGTCCCCCCACCCGGCCCTGCCTCCGAGGCATCACCTGGGTGGACCGCGCCGCGCCTCCCTCCCAGGTGCACGCACAGCTTCGCGCCCTGGGCTCGCGCTCCTGCTGA
- a CDS encoding M4 family metallopeptidase has translation MVNQRVRGALGVAALSFLVGCNESTPAPEANKPQETAKKTAALGNGINIVDTEKGTDIPTFISGNLGELALAPAGAASMRQSDLAPALTAVAPLFHLKSGDLFLKKAYTDPQGDSHFRFGVRINDVDVYGGELRIHTRNGQIIAANTNTRSDLKAEAKPTVDASVAKSAVASDRESHDGLRIEEATELVYWRDGDQLILAHKITQTGEKKDGTPVRDFVLVNAKNGDVMVRLPQIHEAINRRMHHGNNTTTLPGTLVRTEGQPEHADPVVNTNYDHLGTVYDCYNELFGRDSIDNLGGALISTVHHRVNYVNAFWNGTQMVYGDGDGVTASNLANSLDVTAHELTHAVTDHESDLIYSGESGGMNESMSDIFGAVCEWFGDGKVVSTRTWLVGDDVWTPSIPNDALRYMANPTQDGDSIDYFPDYSSGIDVHYSSGIPNLAFYLLSQGGTHPRGKTTTVVAGIGIEKAARIWYKANADILQASSGFEASKIATEQAATQLGYDAATIASVTNAWKAVGVGVPIIIESTEVVKNVPVTDIAGGRGERKYFHIEVPEGAYDLNFSISGGTGDADLHVRFGNPPTTTTYDCRPYRSGNVESCVFPTPSQGKWYAMLNGFSPYTGVTLTVTWKGGYIPVESGVAVKNLSGAAGSSTVFTLQVPERKPGTGTNSLFVQTGEGEGNPDVYVKLGSAPTKSDYDCRSVKEHMSEVCNLHNVPAGKYYIEVFGAKGGYEGIAFIASHK, from the coding sequence ATGGTGAATCAGCGAGTGCGCGGTGCACTTGGCGTAGCGGCGCTGTCTTTCCTGGTTGGTTGCAACGAGTCCACCCCTGCTCCCGAGGCCAACAAGCCCCAGGAGACCGCGAAGAAGACCGCGGCCCTTGGCAACGGGATCAACATCGTCGACACGGAAAAAGGCACGGATATCCCCACGTTCATCTCGGGGAATCTGGGCGAGCTGGCGCTGGCCCCCGCGGGTGCCGCCTCCATGCGGCAGTCGGACCTGGCCCCCGCACTGACGGCCGTGGCCCCCCTGTTCCACCTGAAGTCGGGTGACCTGTTCCTGAAGAAGGCCTACACGGACCCTCAGGGCGACAGCCACTTCCGCTTTGGCGTGCGCATCAACGACGTGGATGTCTACGGCGGCGAGCTGCGCATCCACACCCGCAATGGGCAGATCATCGCGGCGAACACCAACACCCGCAGCGACCTGAAGGCGGAGGCCAAGCCCACCGTCGACGCGTCCGTGGCGAAGTCCGCCGTGGCGTCGGACCGCGAGTCGCATGACGGTCTGCGCATCGAGGAGGCCACGGAGCTGGTGTACTGGCGCGATGGCGACCAGCTCATCCTGGCCCACAAGATCACCCAGACGGGTGAGAAGAAGGACGGCACGCCGGTTCGCGACTTCGTGCTCGTGAACGCGAAGAACGGCGACGTGATGGTCCGCCTGCCGCAGATTCACGAGGCCATCAACCGTCGGATGCACCACGGCAACAACACCACCACGCTGCCTGGCACCCTGGTCCGCACCGAGGGTCAGCCGGAGCACGCCGACCCGGTCGTCAACACCAACTACGACCACCTGGGCACGGTGTACGACTGCTACAACGAGCTGTTCGGTCGTGACTCCATCGACAACCTTGGTGGCGCGCTCATCAGCACCGTCCACCACCGCGTCAACTACGTGAACGCCTTCTGGAACGGGACCCAGATGGTGTACGGCGATGGCGACGGCGTGACGGCCAGCAACCTGGCCAACTCGCTGGACGTGACGGCGCACGAGCTGACCCACGCCGTGACGGACCACGAGTCGGACCTCATCTACTCCGGTGAGTCCGGCGGCATGAACGAGTCCATGTCGGACATCTTCGGCGCGGTCTGCGAGTGGTTTGGCGACGGCAAGGTCGTCAGCACCCGCACGTGGCTGGTCGGTGACGACGTGTGGACGCCGTCCATCCCGAACGACGCCCTGCGCTACATGGCGAACCCCACGCAGGACGGGGACTCCATCGACTACTTCCCGGACTACTCGTCGGGCATCGACGTGCACTACAGCTCCGGTATCCCCAACCTGGCGTTCTACCTGCTGTCGCAGGGTGGTACGCACCCGCGTGGGAAGACCACGACGGTGGTGGCGGGCATCGGCATCGAGAAGGCCGCGCGCATCTGGTACAAGGCCAACGCGGACATCCTCCAGGCCAGCTCTGGCTTCGAGGCCTCCAAGATCGCCACGGAGCAGGCCGCGACGCAGCTCGGCTATGACGCCGCGACGATTGCGTCCGTGACCAACGCCTGGAAGGCCGTGGGCGTGGGCGTCCCCATCATCATCGAGAGCACCGAGGTGGTGAAGAACGTCCCCGTCACCGACATCGCCGGTGGCCGGGGTGAGCGCAAGTACTTCCACATCGAGGTCCCCGAGGGCGCGTACGACCTGAACTTCTCCATCTCCGGCGGCACGGGTGATGCGGACCTGCACGTTCGCTTCGGCAACCCCCCGACGACCACCACGTACGACTGCCGTCCGTACCGCAGCGGCAACGTGGAGAGCTGCGTGTTCCCGACCCCGAGCCAGGGCAAGTGGTACGCGATGCTCAACGGCTTCAGCCCGTACACGGGCGTGACGCTGACCGTGACCTGGAAGGGTGGCTACATCCCCGTGGAGAGCGGCGTGGCGGTGAAGAACCTGTCCGGCGCGGCGGGCTCCTCCACCGTGTTCACCCTGCAGGTTCCGGAGCGCAAGCCCGGCACCGGCACCAACAGCCTCTTCGTCCAGACGGGCGAGGGCGAGGGCAACCCCGACGTGTACGTGAAGCTCGGCTCGGCCCCGACCAAGTCGGACTACGACTGCCGCAGCGTGAAGGAGCACATGTCCGAGGTGTGCAACCTCCACAACGTGCCCGCCGGCAAGTACTACATCGAGGTCTTCGGCGCGAAGGGTGGCTACGAGGGCATCGCGTTCATCGCGTCGCACAAGTAA
- a CDS encoding metallophosphoesterase codes for MKLYAISDLHLRHADNRQALQTLPFFPDDWLIVAGDVGETLSEMDFMLRTLTARFRQVIWVPGNHELWTLPSEQPSLKGDARYQRLVSLCRSHGALTPEDPYVRWPGEGPHRVIVPMFLGYDYSFRPDHVPAEKALDWAMEENLLCTDEVLLHPEPYATRTEWCIARVEATRARLESLPAGCSTILINHYPLRHEHVWLPRIPRFSIWCGTKRTEDWHARYRAEVVVTGHLHIPFTQWRDGVRFEEVSLGYPSQWKHRGGIERCLREILPGAPRQTP; via the coding sequence ATGAAGCTCTACGCCATCAGCGACTTGCACCTGCGTCACGCCGACAACCGTCAGGCCCTGCAGACCCTCCCCTTCTTCCCCGACGACTGGCTCATCGTCGCGGGTGACGTGGGGGAGACCCTGTCGGAGATGGACTTCATGCTGCGCACGCTGACGGCGCGCTTCCGGCAGGTCATCTGGGTGCCGGGCAACCACGAATTGTGGACGCTCCCCTCCGAGCAGCCCTCGCTGAAGGGCGATGCGCGCTACCAGCGGCTGGTCTCGCTCTGCCGGAGCCACGGCGCGCTCACCCCCGAGGACCCGTACGTGCGCTGGCCCGGCGAGGGCCCCCACCGCGTCATCGTCCCCATGTTCCTGGGCTACGACTATTCGTTCCGCCCGGACCACGTCCCCGCGGAGAAGGCGCTGGACTGGGCCATGGAGGAGAACCTGCTGTGCACCGACGAGGTGCTCCTGCATCCGGAGCCCTACGCCACGCGCACCGAGTGGTGCATCGCGCGCGTCGAGGCGACGCGGGCCCGGCTCGAGTCACTCCCCGCCGGCTGCTCCACCATCCTCATCAACCACTACCCGCTGCGCCACGAGCACGTGTGGCTGCCGCGCATCCCCCGCTTCTCCATCTGGTGCGGCACCAAGCGCACCGAGGACTGGCACGCGCGCTACCGGGCGGAGGTCGTCGTCACCGGCCACCTGCACATCCCCTTCACGCAGTGGCGTGACGGCGTGCGCTTCGAGGAGGTGTCGCTGGGCTACCCCTCGCAGTGGAAGCACCGGGGCGGAATCGAGCGGTGCCTCCGCGAAATCCTCCCGGGCGCGCCGCGGCAGACGCCCTGA
- a CDS encoding DUF790 family protein — protein MLTRELLAFRVTKGVLRPAFVKRDDPALLTLAAELLATVESSRGATSDDVEETLGLSAGAFSRPKVARGLVKLLVDRLLFEEPAPGVSEARWERLKTAAQVLRTLTPDTSVADYEARLETALGTPLPAAREALYADLPGNRGLLGWDGDALTAQELVDRYNLALAQGPLLSARRLTLRARSPELLRVRKVLRWLKFCRLVADVRRDGPDWELEVEGPGAMLAMQKKYGLQLASFLSVVPVLERWELKATVEPSRRQATLMLSDKDPLFSPLPAALGHIPEEVALLSSGFEDEAWELDLTPLPRHVGAMGLCVPDLTFRHRASGQEVALELFHAWHAGALSRRLTELRTRPDAGLLLGVDRALLAKEGAEREALESHPQVVLFHGFPSAKKLRDRLAKLAPPKAKGKARTS, from the coding sequence GTGCTGACCCGCGAGCTCCTCGCCTTCCGGGTGACGAAGGGCGTGCTGCGCCCCGCCTTCGTGAAGCGCGACGACCCGGCCCTGCTCACGCTCGCCGCCGAGCTCCTCGCCACGGTGGAGTCCTCCCGCGGCGCGACGAGCGACGACGTGGAGGAGACCCTCGGCCTGTCCGCGGGCGCCTTCTCCCGTCCGAAGGTCGCGCGCGGGCTGGTGAAGCTGCTCGTGGACAGGCTCCTCTTCGAGGAGCCCGCGCCCGGCGTCTCCGAGGCACGCTGGGAGCGCCTGAAGACCGCCGCCCAGGTCCTGCGCACGCTCACCCCCGACACCTCCGTCGCGGACTACGAGGCCCGCCTGGAGACCGCCCTGGGCACCCCGCTCCCCGCCGCGCGCGAGGCCCTCTACGCGGACCTGCCCGGCAACCGCGGGCTCCTCGGCTGGGACGGCGACGCGCTCACGGCCCAGGAGCTGGTGGACCGCTACAACCTCGCGCTGGCGCAAGGGCCGTTGCTGTCCGCCCGCCGCCTGACGCTCCGGGCCCGCTCGCCGGAGCTCTTGCGCGTGCGCAAGGTCCTGCGCTGGCTGAAGTTCTGCCGGCTCGTCGCGGACGTGCGCCGCGATGGACCCGACTGGGAGCTGGAGGTCGAAGGCCCCGGCGCCATGCTCGCGATGCAGAAGAAGTACGGGCTGCAGCTCGCCTCGTTCCTGTCCGTCGTCCCCGTGCTCGAGCGCTGGGAGCTCAAGGCCACCGTGGAGCCGTCGCGCCGCCAGGCCACGCTGATGCTGAGCGACAAGGACCCGCTCTTCTCGCCCCTACCCGCCGCGTTGGGCCACATCCCGGAGGAAGTGGCCCTGCTGTCCTCGGGCTTCGAGGATGAGGCCTGGGAGCTGGACCTCACGCCCCTGCCCCGCCACGTGGGCGCCATGGGCCTGTGCGTCCCCGACCTGACCTTCCGCCACCGCGCCTCCGGCCAGGAGGTCGCCCTGGAGCTCTTCCACGCGTGGCACGCGGGGGCGCTGAGCCGCCGGCTGACGGAGCTGCGCACCCGCCCCGACGCGGGCCTGCTGTTGGGAGTGGACCGGGCGCTCCTCGCGAAGGAGGGCGCGGAGCGCGAGGCGCTGGAGTCCCACCCGCAGGTGGTGCTCTTCCATGGCTTTCCCTCCGCGAAGAAGCTCCGCGACCGGCTGGCGAAGCTGGCGCCCCCGAAAGCCAAGGGCAAGGCCAGGACGAGCTAG
- a CDS encoding helix-turn-helix transcriptional regulator — MEKTLASRLGGAARLARTRLNLTQADVAERIGIASEVYGRLERGHMLPSIQTFRRLCVVLSISADEALGLKPSQEVKWAAEPPSEYGESGELRRLLRRAKQLDRSAIRLLSVLAAQFRPKGG; from the coding sequence ATGGAAAAGACCCTCGCCTCTCGACTCGGAGGAGCTGCGCGCCTCGCCCGGACCCGCCTGAATCTGACGCAGGCCGACGTCGCGGAGCGCATCGGTATCGCGAGCGAAGTCTACGGGCGCCTGGAGCGCGGCCACATGCTGCCGAGCATCCAGACCTTCCGCCGGCTGTGCGTGGTTCTTTCCATCTCCGCCGACGAGGCACTGGGCCTCAAGCCCTCCCAGGAGGTCAAGTGGGCCGCGGAGCCTCCCAGCGAGTACGGCGAGTCGGGTGAGCTGCGTCGGCTCCTGCGCCGCGCCAAGCAGCTGGACCGCAGCGCCATCCGCCTCCTGAGCGTGCTGGCCGCGCAGTTCCGGCCCAAGGGGGGCTGA